Proteins encoded by one window of Flavobacterium sp. N502540:
- a CDS encoding transglutaminase domain-containing protein, whose protein sequence is MKRYIVLVVILYSIIAKGQVKNNYEVVDKQISKIEASSTKSTKDIANYIKDNFKTDDDKIRAVYYWTASTISYDVENMFAVNFNESKEDKINKTLISKKGVCVNYAEVFNDIANKVGIESVVVEGYTKQNGFTDYISHAWCGAKIEGKWYAFDPTWGSGFIVKGKFVKKINNYYFKTDPSKIITSHMPFDYLWQFLDYPITNEAFYKGNFAVNKSKVKIDYVREIEKYNSLSEIEKLISSADRMEKNGVKNAMIFDRLAYKRSEVEVLKVNRIVSLFNEGVSELNTFIIFRNNQFKPKVSDDEIRKMITSPKDKLVKSKELIDSIGVISKNNQANVTSLLNGINQTLTQSEEHFLFVEKYLSKSKLARKTMFTKVSWFGVPIN, encoded by the coding sequence ATGAAAAGATATATAGTTTTAGTGGTCATACTTTATTCGATCATAGCTAAAGGACAAGTTAAAAATAATTATGAAGTTGTAGATAAGCAAATTTCTAAAATTGAAGCTAGTTCAACTAAATCGACCAAGGATATTGCAAATTATATAAAAGATAATTTTAAAACAGATGATGATAAAATAAGAGCGGTTTATTATTGGACAGCTTCTACTATTAGCTATGATGTTGAAAATATGTTTGCAGTAAATTTTAACGAAAGCAAAGAAGATAAAATAAATAAAACACTTATAAGTAAAAAAGGAGTTTGTGTTAATTATGCTGAGGTTTTTAATGATATTGCAAATAAAGTAGGGATTGAATCTGTAGTTGTAGAAGGATATACGAAGCAAAATGGTTTTACAGACTATATATCTCATGCTTGGTGTGGAGCAAAAATAGAAGGGAAATGGTACGCTTTTGATCCAACCTGGGGATCGGGATTTATTGTGAAAGGTAAATTCGTTAAGAAAATAAATAATTATTATTTTAAAACTGATCCATCAAAAATCATTACATCACATATGCCCTTTGATTATCTGTGGCAGTTTTTGGATTACCCAATAACAAATGAGGCGTTTTATAAAGGTAATTTTGCAGTAAATAAATCGAAAGTAAAAATTGATTATGTAAGAGAAATTGAAAAATATAATTCTTTATCCGAGATTGAAAAACTAATAAGTTCGGCAGATCGAATGGAGAAAAATGGAGTTAAAAATGCAATGATTTTTGATAGATTGGCTTATAAAAGGAGTGAAGTTGAAGTTTTGAAAGTGAATAGAATTGTAAGTCTCTTTAATGAAGGGGTTAGCGAATTAAATACATTTATTATTTTTAGAAATAATCAATTTAAACCAAAAGTTTCGGATGATGAAATAAGGAAAATGATTACTTCGCCTAAGGATAAACTTGTAAAAAGTAAGGAATTGATTGATAGTATAGGTGTCATTTCTAAAAATAATCAAGCCAATGTAACCTCTTTGTTAAATGGAATAAATCAGACTCTTACCCAATCTGAAGAGCATTTTTTGTTTGTTGAGAAGTATTTGAGCAAATCAAAGTTGGCTAGAAAAACAATGTTCACAAAAGTAAGCTGGTTTGGTGTTCCTATAAATTAG